In a single window of the Dreissena polymorpha isolate Duluth1 chromosome 3, UMN_Dpol_1.0, whole genome shotgun sequence genome:
- the LOC127875372 gene encoding uncharacterized protein LOC127875372 isoform X1, translating into MSAMNLLFVLTLTLSSATYVSGYCFVSASDTAHGGKCALQNGTLIDVGTEVTYADKCERCICIVSHQSGSVLSCCGYGIHAGVFAPIPGCKITTEEDGCTMRLVREDDETKDC; encoded by the exons ATGTCAGCCATGAATCTCTTATTCGTTCTGACATTGACGTTATCTAGCGCGACATACGTTAGCGGTTATTGTTTCGTGTCAG CCAGTGATACCGCTCACGGCGGCAAATGCGCTCTTCAGAACGGAACGCTCATTGATGTTGGGACGGAGGTGACCTACGCAGACAAATGTGAACGCTGCATATGTATCGTTTCTCATCAGAGCGGATCGGTCTTGTCATGTTGTGG ATACGGTATCCATGCAGGGGTGTTTGCCCCAATACCAGGATGTAAGATTACAACTGAGGAGGACGGATGCACGATGAGACTCGTGCGAGAGGACGACGAGACCAAAGACTGCTGA